One stretch of Dehalogenimonas sp. THU2 DNA includes these proteins:
- a CDS encoding ABC transporter permease subunit → MNGFNTLMKKEWREQVRTFRLLIVGGVFLFFGLLTPVMTRYLPEIIKLAGEDISFIEIPPPTAVQALVEYSATALQMGLLVAILVTMSAIAGERSRGTALMTLSKPVSTGAFVTAKLMAISFTFIIGLVLGGIGAFGYTWMLIEEGNLAGFIGQTALLSVYLIFCITTTLVFSAVFRNSLAAGGVAIGVLLVGAGLGAVPWVGRVMPGSLTSWGNHLVAGESGGAEWLALGVTLVLIVGGAYLATRILKGKEI, encoded by the coding sequence ATGAACGGCTTCAATACACTGATGAAAAAAGAATGGCGGGAACAGGTCCGCACCTTCCGCCTGCTGATCGTCGGCGGAGTCTTTCTGTTCTTCGGACTATTGACCCCGGTGATGACCAGGTATCTGCCGGAGATCATCAAGCTAGCCGGTGAGGATATCAGTTTTATTGAAATACCGCCCCCCACCGCTGTCCAGGCATTGGTGGAATATTCCGCGACGGCACTCCAGATGGGGCTGCTGGTGGCTATTCTGGTCACCATGAGCGCCATCGCCGGGGAACGCAGCCGGGGTACGGCGCTGATGACCCTTTCCAAGCCGGTGAGTACAGGGGCGTTCGTCACCGCCAAGCTGATGGCCATCAGCTTCACCTTCATCATCGGCCTGGTCCTGGGCGGCATCGGCGCTTTCGGTTACACCTGGATGCTGATAGAAGAAGGCAATCTTGCCGGGTTCATCGGTCAAACGGCGTTGCTATCCGTTTATCTGATCTTTTGCATCACCACCACCCTGGTTTTTTCGGCGGTGTTCCGCAACTCCCTGGCCGCCGGCGGCGTAGCTATCGGCGTTCTGCTGGTGGGTGCCGGGCTGGGGGCGGTGCCATGGGTGGGACGGGTTATGCCCGGGTCGCTGACCAGTTGGGGAAATCACCTGGTGGCCGGAGAGAGCGGCGGCGCGGAGTGGCTGGCGCTGGGAGTGACCCTGGTTCTGATCGTTGGAGGTGCGTACCTGGCGACACGGATCTTGAAGGGTAAGGAGATCTAG
- a CDS encoding MBL fold metallo-hydrolase has product MPKLTFLGAAGNVTGSRYLFEDKKTQLLIDCGLYQEREFLSRNWDPSPLKPPEIEAVLLTHAHLDHTGLLPKLVRDGFKGKIYATEATLELAEVMLLDSARIQEEDAATKKRRHKREGRRGPHPEEPLYTVEDAEACFPLFKPTGYDDPIEFDGIRATLLNAGHVLGSAMIFLEFKSRDGDERSICFSGDIGRPDRPLEETPLSPTTPDYLVVESTYGDRDHEPVEEVEEKFARIINETVERGGNVVIPAFALERTQELIHYLRLLISQKKIPQLPVFVDSPMAIKLTGIFSQHPELWGGDIEGFKKGSPFDFPGLKLTSSVDDSKAIAEQKGSSIIIAGSGMVTGGRIKHHLVQNISRPESTVLFTGYQAHGTLGRLIVEGKSPVRILGQHFEVKGDIRQLQGLSAHADRTELLEWTSHLAEAPRHVFVTHGEESAAGAFVKALQKRTGWTVTAPGYEDSFEL; this is encoded by the coding sequence ATGCCTAAATTAACTTTTCTCGGCGCCGCCGGTAACGTCACCGGATCACGCTACCTCTTCGAGGACAAGAAAACCCAATTGCTGATCGACTGCGGGCTGTACCAGGAACGGGAATTCCTGTCCCGCAACTGGGATCCCTCCCCGTTGAAACCCCCGGAGATAGAAGCGGTGCTCCTGACCCACGCCCACCTCGACCATACCGGCCTATTGCCGAAACTGGTGCGTGACGGGTTCAAGGGCAAGATCTATGCCACCGAGGCTACACTGGAATTGGCCGAGGTGATGCTGCTGGATTCCGCTCGCATCCAGGAAGAGGACGCCGCAACCAAAAAACGCCGTCATAAGCGGGAAGGCCGCCGTGGACCGCATCCGGAAGAACCGCTGTACACGGTCGAGGACGCCGAAGCCTGTTTCCCGCTGTTCAAACCCACCGGATACGATGATCCCATCGAGTTCGACGGGATAAGAGCAACCCTGTTAAACGCCGGGCATGTACTCGGATCGGCGATGATCTTCCTGGAATTCAAATCCCGGGATGGCGATGAACGCAGCATCTGTTTCTCCGGCGATATCGGTCGCCCCGACCGGCCGCTGGAGGAGACACCGCTTTCCCCGACCACCCCGGATTACCTGGTGGTGGAGTCCACCTACGGCGACCGCGATCACGAACCGGTCGAGGAGGTCGAAGAAAAGTTCGCCAGAATCATCAACGAGACAGTTGAACGCGGCGGCAACGTGGTCATCCCGGCCTTCGCCCTGGAACGGACCCAGGAACTGATCCACTACCTCCGGCTGCTCATCAGCCAGAAAAAGATACCCCAACTGCCGGTTTTCGTGGACAGCCCGATGGCCATCAAGCTGACCGGCATATTCTCCCAACATCCGGAACTCTGGGGCGGGGATATCGAAGGCTTCAAAAAAGGCTCACCATTCGATTTTCCGGGTCTGAAACTGACCAGTTCCGTGGATGACTCCAAGGCTATTGCCGAACAAAAGGGTTCCAGTATCATCATCGCCGGATCAGGGATGGTCACCGGCGGACGCATCAAGCACCATCTGGTCCAGAATATCTCCCGCCCCGAAAGCACCGTCCTGTTCACCGGCTACCAGGCTCACGGCACCCTGGGCCGGCTGATCGTGGAAGGTAAAAGCCCGGTGCGCATCCTGGGACAGCACTTCGAGGTCAAAGGCGATATCAGGCAACTGCAGGGGCTTTCAGCACACGCCGACCGCACCGAACTGCTGGAATGGACCTCCCACCTGGCCGAAGCGCCGCGGCACGTTTTCGTCACCCATGGCGAAGAATCAGCGGCCGGCGCCTTCGTCAAAGCCCTGCAGAAACGCACCGGCTGGACGGTCACCGCGCCCGGGTACGAGGACAGCTTCGAGCTTTAG
- a CDS encoding DUF4491 family protein has product MDFTGIFIGAATFIIIGVFHPIVIKTEYYFGTQAWPAFLILGLGCAGAALFIDGVVPAAITGITGFSFLWSIKELFEQEERVKKDWFPANPRKSA; this is encoded by the coding sequence ATGGATTTCACTGGCATATTCATCGGCGCGGCGACTTTTATAATCATCGGCGTTTTTCACCCCATCGTGATTAAGACTGAGTATTATTTCGGCACCCAGGCTTGGCCGGCCTTTCTGATACTGGGATTGGGATGCGCCGGAGCGGCCTTGTTCATCGACGGCGTCGTACCGGCGGCCATCACCGGCATCACCGGGTTTTCTTTCCTGTGGAGCATCAAGGAGCTCTTCGAGCAGGAAGAGCGCGTTAAAAAAGACTGGTTCCCGGCCAATCCCAGGAAATCGGCGTGA
- a CDS encoding DNA-directed RNA polymerase subunit beta encodes MVSMLPATGVLSAAAARKSYSKIPEVVDVPNLIDLQLASFRWFMEDGLKDLVEEISPVRDFNGNRMELDFIGYEFREPRLSEEECQQRDKDYSIPLYVKARLIIKATGEIKEPFEIFFGDMPLMTANGTFITSGTERVVVSQLLRSPGVYFTVQEDTATGRPLCHTSLIPSRGAWLEFETSNRDVISVKIDGRRKIPVTSFLRAIGYGSDQDLVNMFTDVDNSMEHLYIQSTIDKDPLIRDTPGALIDIYGRLRPGDPANVENATKLVNDMFFSPDHYDLGAVGRYKVNRRLSLEGRVSEENRALTREDIVAIIKQIIKINNSIDHADDIDHLGNRRIRTVGELIQNQFRIGLLRLERVARERMSIVALDQVTPGGLVNIRPVVAAVREFFGGSQLSQFMDQTNPLAELTHKRRLSAMGPGGLSRERAGFDVRDVHYSHYGRICPIETPEGPNIGLIGSLAAYGRVNRYGFIETPYRRVLRELHNHDPRLVGLALREAVTDGDKTVLAAGAVIDDKTFKTLAKLQEQMVRVEPFVSDEVLYLAADEEDKYVIAQAHARLDARGRFVDDRIESRFGENYLYEPPVKIDFMDVSPKQIFSVAASLIPFLEHDDANRALMGANMQRQAVPLLRPEAPLVATGMEMEAVRYSGHVIFARNAGTVKSVTSDKIIVKIDGGLEDTYKLTKYMRTNQGTCINQRPVVSSGDTVRAGQVLADSSATENGELALGQNLVCAFMSWHGYNYEDAIILNERLVKEDRLTSLHITKHEVEARDTKLGVEEITRDIPNVGEESLRELDEEGIIRVGAEVGPDDILVGKITPKGETELSAEEKLLRAIFGEKAREVKDTSLRMPHGEWGKVIAVKEFSRDNGDDLPARVNKWVQVWVAQKRKISVGDKLAGRHGNKGIVSIIAPAEDMPFLPDGTPVDVILNPIGVPSRMNLGQILELHLGWAGHLMGFRVRTPVFDGATDVAIEDDLARATMARMAGLINLDYQEKNSKTIAAAAVEWLSSRGYDGAKAFDDNAPGFARETCLRLWLEQQGVGEARNIPAAELFDRTFKLARERNIPLPIDGKMELRDGKTGELFDQPITVGNMYILKLIHLVEDKVHARATGPYSLISQQPLGGKAQFGGQRFGEMEVWTLEAYGAAYNLQEMLTIKSDDVTGRAKAYESIVKGEDVSQPGVPESFKVLVKELQSLGLSVEVINEEERLLPAEHLKEAAADEEESELALAGELSARLLEVNENEEEDTENEDE; translated from the coding sequence ATGGTTTCTATGCTACCCGCCACTGGCGTATTGTCCGCCGCCGCCGCCCGCAAGTCCTATTCCAAGATCCCCGAGGTTGTGGATGTCCCTAATCTGATCGACCTCCAGTTAGCCTCCTTCCGGTGGTTCATGGAAGACGGTCTCAAGGACCTCGTCGAAGAAATTTCTCCAGTGAGGGATTTCAACGGCAACCGCATGGAGCTGGATTTCATCGGCTATGAGTTCCGTGAGCCCCGCCTGTCTGAAGAAGAATGCCAGCAGCGCGACAAAGATTATTCCATCCCTTTGTACGTTAAAGCGCGGCTGATCATCAAGGCTACCGGAGAGATCAAAGAACCCTTCGAGATCTTCTTTGGCGATATGCCGCTTATGACCGCCAACGGTACGTTCATCACCAGCGGCACCGAGCGGGTGGTCGTCAGCCAGTTGCTGCGCTCACCCGGCGTTTATTTTACCGTTCAGGAAGACACCGCCACCGGCCGCCCGCTGTGCCATACCAGCCTCATCCCCAGCCGCGGCGCCTGGCTGGAATTTGAAACCTCCAATCGCGACGTCATCTCGGTCAAGATCGACGGCCGCCGCAAGATTCCGGTCACCAGTTTCCTGCGGGCTATCGGTTACGGTTCGGACCAGGACCTGGTCAACATGTTCACCGATGTCGATAACTCCATGGAGCACTTGTACATCCAGTCCACCATCGACAAGGACCCGCTGATCCGCGACACCCCCGGCGCCTTGATCGACATCTACGGACGGCTGCGCCCGGGCGACCCAGCCAACGTGGAGAACGCCACCAAGCTGGTAAACGACATGTTCTTCAGCCCGGATCACTATGACCTGGGAGCGGTCGGCCGCTACAAGGTGAACCGCCGCCTCAGCCTGGAAGGCCGGGTCAGCGAGGAGAACCGCGCGCTTACCCGTGAAGACATCGTGGCCATCATCAAGCAGATCATCAAGATCAACAACAGCATCGATCATGCCGACGACATCGATCACCTGGGCAACCGGCGCATCCGCACCGTGGGCGAACTCATCCAGAACCAGTTCCGCATCGGCCTGCTCAGGCTGGAACGGGTGGCGCGGGAGCGCATGAGCATCGTCGCCCTTGATCAGGTGACGCCCGGCGGCCTGGTCAACATCCGGCCGGTGGTCGCCGCGGTGCGTGAGTTCTTCGGCGGCTCGCAGCTTTCTCAGTTTATGGACCAGACCAATCCGCTGGCGGAACTGACCCACAAGCGCCGCCTGTCAGCCATGGGCCCCGGCGGTCTTTCTCGTGAGCGCGCCGGCTTCGACGTGCGTGACGTGCATTACTCTCACTACGGCCGCATCTGCCCCATCGAAACGCCGGAAGGTCCCAACATCGGCCTTATCGGTTCCCTGGCGGCCTACGGCCGGGTCAATCGCTACGGCTTCATCGAGACGCCTTACCGCCGCGTTCTCCGGGAACTGCACAACCATGATCCCCGGCTGGTGGGATTGGCCCTCCGCGAGGCGGTAACCGACGGCGACAAGACCGTGCTGGCAGCCGGTGCCGTTATCGATGACAAGACGTTTAAAACACTGGCCAAGCTGCAGGAGCAGATGGTCCGGGTGGAACCATTCGTTTCCGACGAGGTGTTATACCTGGCCGCAGACGAGGAAGACAAGTACGTTATCGCCCAGGCGCACGCCCGGCTGGATGCCCGCGGACGTTTCGTTGACGACCGTATCGAGTCCCGCTTCGGCGAGAATTACCTCTACGAACCCCCGGTGAAGATCGATTTCATGGACGTCTCGCCCAAGCAGATCTTCAGCGTGGCGGCCTCGCTGATTCCCTTCCTCGAACATGACGACGCCAACCGAGCCCTGATGGGCGCCAATATGCAACGCCAGGCGGTACCCCTGCTCCGTCCGGAAGCGCCGCTGGTGGCCACCGGCATGGAGATGGAAGCGGTCCGTTACAGCGGCCATGTCATCTTTGCCCGCAACGCCGGCACCGTCAAGTCGGTGACCAGCGACAAGATCATCGTCAAGATCGACGGCGGACTTGAGGACACCTACAAGCTTACCAAGTATATGCGCACCAACCAGGGCACCTGCATCAACCAGCGGCCGGTAGTCAGCTCAGGCGACACCGTGCGGGCCGGACAGGTGCTGGCTGACTCGTCGGCCACCGAGAACGGCGAACTGGCCCTGGGCCAGAACCTGGTCTGTGCCTTCATGAGCTGGCACGGCTACAACTATGAAGACGCCATCATTCTGAACGAACGCCTGGTCAAAGAAGACCGCCTGACCTCCCTCCATATCACCAAGCACGAGGTCGAAGCCCGCGACACTAAGCTCGGCGTCGAAGAGATTACACGCGACATCCCTAACGTCGGTGAGGAATCGCTGCGCGAACTGGACGAAGAAGGCATCATACGCGTCGGCGCCGAAGTCGGCCCGGACGACATCCTGGTGGGTAAGATCACCCCCAAGGGCGAGACCGAGCTTTCGGCGGAAGAGAAACTGCTGCGCGCCATCTTCGGCGAAAAAGCCCGCGAGGTCAAGGACACCTCGCTGCGCATGCCTCATGGTGAGTGGGGCAAGGTTATCGCCGTCAAGGAATTCTCTCGTGATAACGGGGACGACCTGCCGGCCCGCGTCAACAAGTGGGTCCAGGTGTGGGTCGCCCAGAAACGCAAGATATCTGTCGGCGATAAACTGGCCGGCCGCCACGGCAATAAAGGTATCGTCTCCATCATCGCTCCGGCTGAGGATATGCCGTTCCTGCCCGACGGCACCCCGGTGGATGTCATCCTGAATCCCATCGGCGTACCTTCCCGCATGAACCTGGGACAGATCCTGGAACTGCATCTCGGCTGGGCCGGTCACCTGATGGGCTTCCGGGTACGCACCCCCGTCTTCGACGGCGCTACCGACGTGGCTATCGAGGATGACCTGGCGCGGGCCACCATGGCCCGGATGGCCGGTCTTATCAACCTGGATTACCAGGAGAAGAACTCCAAAACCATCGCCGCTGCCGCTGTGGAGTGGCTCAGCAGCCGGGGTTACGACGGCGCCAAAGCGTTCGACGACAACGCTCCCGGATTTGCCCGTGAGACCTGCCTCCGCCTGTGGCTGGAACAGCAGGGTGTTGGCGAGGCGCGTAATATTCCCGCGGCGGAGCTTTTCGACCGCACCTTCAAGCTGGCCCGGGAACGCAACATCCCGCTGCCCATCGACGGCAAGATGGAACTGCGCGACGGCAAGACCGGCGAACTCTTCGATCAGCCGATCACCGTCGGCAATATGTATATCCTGAAACTGATCCACCTGGTGGAGGACAAGGTACATGCCCGCGCTACCGGCCCTTACTCCCTGATCAGCCAGCAGCCGCTGGGCGGCAAGGCCCAGTTCGGCGGCCAGCGCTTCGGTGAAATGGAAGTCTGGACCCTGGAAGCCTATGGCGCGGCCTACAACCTCCAGGAGATGCTGACCATTAAGAGCGATGACGTCACCGGGCGCGCCAAGGCCTATGAGTCCATCGTCAAGGGCGAGGACGTTTCACAACCGGGCGTACCGGAGTCGTTCAAGGTTCTGGTCAAGGAACTTCAGAGCCTGGGCTTGTCGGTCGAGGTCATCAACGAGGAAGAACGCCTGCTGCCCGCCGAGCATCTCAAGGAAGCAGCGGCGGACGAAGAGGAATCTGAACTGGCCCTGGCCGGTGAGCTTTCCGCCAGACTGCTCGAAGTGAACGAAAACGAAGAAGAGGACACTGAGAACGAAGATGAATGA
- the rpoC gene encoding DNA-directed RNA polymerase subunit beta' — MNEVIDFDAIRISLASPDQIKSWSYGEVTKPETINYRTLKPERDGLFCERIFGPTKDFECSCGKYKRIRYKGIICDKCGVEVARAKVRRERMGHIDLACPVGHIWFTRGIPSRVGLLLDLSTRSLERIVYFSHFVITQVNESARLQAVTGLEKGRQQEMDDRETEVAERVAELETAGAEVEEINTLRRDFEAERAESEEQTASIVDQLRELRRGNLLTESQFFDLKTRYPEVFDAKMGAEAILDLLRTIDLGEMRNRLILETRSTSGQRRKKASKQLQLVEAFRRSGNKPEWMVLTVLPVLPPDLRPMVQLDGGRFATSDLNDLYRRVINRNNRLQHLLEIGAPEIIIRNEKRMLQEAVDSLIDNGRRGRSVAVSGDHKAKSISDLLRGKQGRFRQNLLGKRVDYSGRSVIVVGPELQLHQCGLPRKMALELFKPFVMHRLVTDGLAPNIKSARRLVERARPEVYDILEDVVKDRPVLLNRAPTLHRLSIQAFEPVLIDGSAIRIHPLVCTAFNADFDGDQMAVHLPLSRAAVKEAREAMLSVHNMLLPSSGDPVVTPSLDMVFGCYYLTSIRPGLKGEGKRFGSFEEAKRYFDLGIIELRAEIDVRNGEGETIKTSVGRIIFNEALPAAMPFFNKAADKSTLRRLIGESKRLVSDDFAMARSLDAIKELGFRFATRSGITIAMSDIAVPAAKPAIVGAAEHDTTVIEQQYAQGLITDDERYSGVIEVWMRATDQIGEAIAKGMDNVGNVYMMANSGAKGNISQIRQMAGMRGLMTNPSGKIIDFPIKSSLREGLSTIEYFISTHGARKGLADTALRTSGSGYLTRRLIDVTQDLIIYEEDCGTMNGLWIEEPTEKGILPPLAERIAGRLAAMPVANPLTGEIILDRDGEIDDKKAKEIVAAGVTSVYVRSPMSCGSRRGICQKCYWRDLGRGKTVDTYTAVGILAAQSIGEPGTQLTLRTFHTGGVVGTDITTGLPRVEELFEARSPKAQAIISEIDGEVEVKESDAGRSVRILARDTYQDEYDLPDGWHLEVNEGQPVDMGSVLATAPEAAKESLHLTHGEGVLVARVGGRVSVDGQHLLIKYEDIDEREYAVPAATHIQVRDGDSVKAGQKLTDGSINPQDILAVLGREAVQRYLVEEVQKVYFSQGVHINDKHVEVIVRQMMNKVRIDTSGDTDLVPGELVDKFRYEDINVKILAEGGEPATAHTILLGITRASLSTESWLAAASFQETTRVLTDAAIHGKKDNLAGLKENVIIGKLIPAQCQSCRDATSERAAELEASKVVHLEHMEQLEQPVL, encoded by the coding sequence ATGAATGAAGTCATTGATTTCGACGCCATCCGGATCTCACTGGCTTCACCGGATCAGATCAAGAGCTGGTCTTACGGTGAAGTTACCAAGCCGGAAACGATAAACTACCGCACCCTTAAACCGGAGCGCGACGGCCTCTTCTGCGAGCGCATCTTCGGTCCCACCAAGGACTTCGAGTGCTCCTGCGGCAAGTACAAGCGTATTCGCTATAAGGGTATCATCTGCGATAAGTGCGGTGTGGAAGTAGCCCGGGCCAAGGTCCGGCGCGAGCGCATGGGTCATATCGACCTGGCCTGCCCGGTCGGCCACATCTGGTTCACTCGCGGCATCCCCAGCCGCGTCGGCTTGCTACTCGACCTGTCCACCCGCAGCCTGGAGCGCATCGTTTATTTTTCTCATTTCGTTATCACCCAGGTGAACGAGTCCGCTCGCCTGCAGGCTGTAACCGGTCTGGAAAAGGGCCGCCAGCAGGAGATGGACGACCGCGAGACCGAGGTGGCGGAGCGGGTGGCCGAACTGGAGACCGCCGGAGCCGAGGTCGAGGAGATCAACACTCTCCGACGTGATTTCGAGGCCGAGCGCGCCGAAAGCGAAGAGCAGACAGCCAGCATCGTGGATCAGCTACGCGAACTGCGCCGCGGCAACCTGCTGACCGAAAGCCAGTTCTTCGATCTAAAGACCCGTTACCCGGAAGTCTTCGACGCCAAGATGGGCGCCGAGGCGATCCTGGATCTGTTACGCACCATCGACCTGGGTGAGATGCGCAACCGTCTCATCCTGGAAACCCGCTCAACCTCCGGTCAGCGCCGCAAGAAGGCCAGCAAGCAGCTTCAACTGGTCGAGGCCTTCCGCCGCAGCGGCAACAAGCCGGAATGGATGGTACTGACCGTCCTGCCCGTGCTGCCCCCCGACCTCCGCCCCATGGTCCAGCTCGACGGCGGGCGCTTTGCCACCTCTGATTTGAACGATCTCTACCGTCGCGTCATCAACCGCAACAACCGGCTGCAGCACCTGCTGGAGATCGGCGCGCCGGAGATCATCATCCGCAATGAGAAGCGCATGCTTCAGGAAGCGGTTGATTCCCTCATCGACAACGGCCGCCGCGGCCGCAGCGTAGCCGTGTCCGGCGATCACAAGGCCAAGTCCATCTCTGATCTCCTGCGCGGCAAGCAGGGCCGTTTCCGCCAGAACCTGCTGGGTAAGCGTGTGGACTATTCCGGCCGCTCCGTTATCGTCGTCGGCCCGGAACTCCAGCTGCACCAGTGCGGCCTGCCCCGGAAAATGGCCCTGGAACTGTTCAAACCTTTCGTCATGCACCGCCTGGTCACCGACGGCCTGGCGCCCAATATCAAGAGCGCCCGCCGGCTGGTGGAGCGAGCCCGCCCTGAGGTTTACGACATCCTCGAGGACGTGGTCAAGGACCGCCCGGTGCTCTTAAACCGCGCTCCGACGCTGCACCGCCTGTCCATCCAGGCTTTCGAGCCGGTGCTCATCGACGGATCGGCCATCCGCATCCACCCGCTCGTGTGTACCGCCTTCAACGCCGACTTCGACGGCGACCAGATGGCCGTCCACCTGCCTCTTTCCCGCGCCGCGGTTAAGGAAGCCCGGGAGGCGATGCTTTCCGTCCACAACATGCTCTTGCCTTCCAGCGGCGACCCGGTGGTCACCCCCAGCCTGGACATGGTCTTCGGCTGTTACTACCTGACCAGTATCCGCCCCGGCCTCAAAGGCGAGGGCAAGCGCTTCGGTAGTTTCGAAGAAGCCAAGCGGTATTTTGATCTGGGCATCATCGAGCTCCGGGCGGAGATCGATGTTCGTAACGGTGAAGGTGAAACGATTAAGACCAGCGTCGGACGCATCATCTTCAACGAAGCCCTGCCTGCGGCCATGCCGTTCTTCAACAAGGCGGCCGATAAGTCTACCCTTCGCCGTCTCATCGGCGAAAGCAAGCGGCTGGTCAGCGACGATTTTGCCATGGCCCGGTCGCTCGACGCCATCAAGGAGCTCGGCTTCCGTTTCGCCACCCGTTCCGGCATCACCATCGCCATGAGCGATATCGCTGTTCCGGCAGCCAAACCGGCCATCGTCGGCGCCGCCGAGCACGATACCACGGTCATCGAGCAGCAATACGCCCAGGGTCTGATCACCGACGATGAGCGCTATTCCGGCGTCATCGAGGTCTGGATGCGGGCTACCGACCAGATCGGCGAGGCTATCGCCAAGGGCATGGATAACGTCGGTAACGTTTACATGATGGCCAACTCCGGCGCCAAAGGTAACATTTCTCAGATCCGCCAGATGGCCGGTATGCGCGGCCTGATGACCAACCCATCGGGTAAAATCATCGACTTTCCCATCAAGTCGTCGCTGCGCGAAGGTTTGTCGACCATCGAATACTTCATCTCAACCCACGGCGCCCGCAAGGGTCTGGCCGACACCGCCCTGCGTACCTCCGGTTCCGGTTACCTGACCCGCCGTCTCATCGATGTGACCCAGGACCTCATCATCTACGAGGAAGACTGCGGCACTATGAACGGTCTGTGGATCGAGGAACCCACGGAGAAGGGCATCCTGCCGCCGCTGGCTGAGCGTATCGCAGGCCGGTTGGCCGCCATGCCGGTGGCCAATCCCCTGACCGGTGAAATTATCCTCGACCGCGACGGCGAAATCGACGACAAGAAGGCCAAAGAGATCGTCGCCGCCGGCGTTACCAGCGTTTACGTCCGCTCTCCGATGAGCTGCGGCTCCCGGCGCGGCATCTGCCAGAAGTGTTACTGGCGCGACCTGGGCCGCGGCAAGACGGTGGATACCTATACCGCGGTCGGCATCCTGGCCGCCCAGAGTATCGGTGAGCCCGGCACCCAGCTTACACTGCGGACCTTCCATACCGGTGGTGTGGTCGGTACGGACATCACCACCGGTCTGCCGCGCGTGGAAGAGCTTTTCGAAGCCCGTTCTCCCAAGGCCCAGGCCATCATCTCCGAGATTGACGGCGAGGTCGAGGTCAAAGAGAGCGACGCCGGCCGCAGCGTACGTATCCTGGCGCGGGATACCTACCAGGATGAATACGACCTGCCGGACGGCTGGCATCTGGAAGTGAACGAGGGTCAGCCCGTGGACATGGGTTCGGTGCTGGCAACAGCGCCGGAAGCCGCCAAGGAATCCCTTCATCTCACCCACGGCGAGGGGGTACTGGTGGCCCGTGTCGGCGGCCGCGTCAGCGTGGACGGCCAACACCTGCTCATCAAGTATGAGGACATCGACGAGCGTGAGTACGCGGTGCCCGCCGCCACCCACATCCAGGTCAGGGACGGGGACTCCGTTAAAGCCGGCCAGAAGCTGACCGACGGTTCAATCAACCCGCAGGATATCCTGGCGGTGCTCGGCCGCGAGGCCGTCCAGCGCTACCTGGTGGAAGAGGTTCAGAAAGTGTACTTCTCCCAGGGCGTGCACATCAATGACAAGCACGTCGAGGTTATCGTGCGCCAGATGATGAACAAGGTACGTATTGACACCTCCGGCGATACCGACCTGGTGCCCGGCGAGCTGGTGGACAAGTTCCGCTACGAGGACATCAACGTCAAGATACTGGCCGAGGGCGGCGAACCCGCCACGGCGCATACCATCCTCCTGGGCATCACCCGCGCCAGTCTTTCCACGGAGTCCTGGCTGGCCGCCGCCTCCTTCCAGGAGACGACCCGCGTCCTCACCGACGCCGCCATCCATGGCAAGAAGGATAACCTGGCCGGCCTCAAGGAGAACGTCATCATCGGCAAGCTCATCCCGGCCCAGTGCCAGTCCTGCCGCGACGCCACCTCGGAAAGGGCCGCGGAACTGGAAGCCTCCAAGGTGGTCCACCTGGAACACATGGAGCAACTCGAGCAGCCGGTTCTTTAG
- a CDS encoding YtxH domain-containing protein — MSDKGNVGGGLGAGFLVGSALGIALALLFAPYRGKRTRQLVMDKVSHVWDQGVEAFEETREEIDEMAEKASKRVGEVMKRAVKEGYSENNLGV; from the coding sequence ATGAGCGATAAAGGTAACGTCGGCGGCGGATTAGGCGCAGGATTTCTGGTCGGTTCGGCTTTAGGCATCGCGCTGGCGCTGCTCTTCGCCCCATACCGCGGCAAGAGAACCCGCCAACTGGTAATGGACAAAGTCTCGCACGTCTGGGATCAGGGTGTTGAAGCTTTCGAGGAAACCCGCGAGGAGATAGACGAGATGGCGGAGAAGGCCAGCAAACGCGTCGGTGAGGTGATGAAAAGAGCGGTCAAGGAAGGGTATTCCGAGAATAACCTCGGCGTCTAG